A single region of the Salarchaeum japonicum genome encodes:
- a CDS encoding HVO_0416 family zinc finger protein, giving the protein MSSAQESTDGVLDEFLEARGHDTSPATWDRSYNKKQCPDCGGLHDDDATTCTVCGWSP; this is encoded by the coding sequence ATGTCGAGCGCACAGGAGTCCACCGACGGCGTCCTCGACGAGTTCCTCGAAGCACGCGGTCACGACACGTCGCCCGCGACGTGGGACCGAAGCTATAACAAGAAACAGTGTCCCGACTGCGGCGGACTCCACGACGACGACGCCACCACCTGCACGGTCTGCGGCTGGTCGCCCTAG
- a CDS encoding ABC transporter ATP-binding protein — protein MVDVSLDGVTKAFGATTALDDVSLDVRDGEFFTLVGPSGCGKTTTLRAVAGFEEPTAGAVRFDGENVTGVPVDERDVGIVFQNYALFPHMTVGENVAYGLRFRDAPGGASRDERVAELLDLVDLSGFEERDPAELSGGQQQRVALARALAPGPSLLLLDEPMSALDARLRETLRRHVKRIQRDLGITTIYVTHDQEEALSISDRLAVMNDGRVEQVGTPQAVYRAPESRFVAEFVGDNNVLDGTVTGREGGVATVDVDGETLRLATPDGSAGDRVTFCVRPERLIRDAASNRLDIDVDTAEFLGETTRVYGTWNDRQVVVRLDDVPETDTLTLGFAPEDATVL, from the coding sequence GTGGTTGACGTGTCCCTGGACGGCGTGACGAAGGCGTTCGGCGCGACGACGGCGCTGGACGACGTGTCCCTCGACGTCCGGGACGGCGAGTTCTTCACGCTCGTCGGCCCCTCCGGCTGCGGGAAGACGACGACACTCCGCGCCGTCGCCGGGTTCGAAGAACCGACCGCGGGCGCGGTTCGGTTCGACGGCGAGAACGTTACTGGGGTTCCCGTGGACGAGCGCGACGTGGGCATCGTCTTCCAGAACTACGCGCTCTTCCCGCACATGACGGTCGGGGAGAACGTCGCGTACGGCCTCCGCTTCCGGGACGCGCCCGGCGGCGCGAGCAGGGACGAACGCGTCGCGGAACTGCTCGACCTCGTCGACCTCTCCGGGTTCGAGGAGCGCGACCCCGCGGAACTCTCGGGCGGCCAGCAACAGCGGGTCGCGCTCGCCCGCGCGCTCGCGCCCGGCCCGAGCCTCCTCCTGCTGGACGAGCCGATGAGCGCGCTCGACGCGCGGTTGCGGGAAACGCTACGCCGGCACGTCAAGCGCATCCAGCGCGACCTCGGCATCACAACCATCTACGTCACCCACGACCAGGAGGAGGCGTTGAGCATCTCCGACCGCCTCGCCGTGATGAACGACGGCCGCGTCGAGCAGGTCGGCACGCCACAGGCGGTGTACCGCGCCCCCGAAAGCCGGTTCGTCGCGGAGTTCGTCGGCGACAACAACGTCCTCGACGGCACGGTCACCGGCCGCGAGGGCGGCGTCGCGACGGTGGACGTGGACGGGGAGACGCTCCGCCTCGCGACCCCGGACGGGAGCGCGGGCGACCGCGTGACGTTCTGCGTGCGCCCCGAACGACTCATCCGGGACGCGGCGTCGAACCGCCTCGACATCGACGTGGACACCGCCGAGTTCCTCGGGGAGACGACGAGAGTGTACGGGACGTGGAACGACCGGCAGGTCGTCGTGCGCCTCGACGACGTGCCCGAAACGGACACGCTCACGCTCGGGTTCGCGCCCGAGGACGCCACCGTCCTATGA
- a CDS encoding TIGR03557 family F420-dependent LLM class oxidoreductase, with protein sequence MEVGFFAAHEQYAPSTLLDHAELAEDAGFDSVWTSDHFHPWWHTGAHCGAAWPWLGAALERTDSVRMGTGVTPPVGRYHPGLLAQFAATLGSMYPGRAHLTLATGEAMNERPLGFEWPDYPERRARLVDACRIYRELMTGEFVDYDGHYWNLDDAKLYTRPDEDVPLYVAGNGVHSAEVAGRYADGFLTLAPIETYETELVPALEAGAAEAGRDPSEVKRIRQAGVSYADEYADALDAVEFWTGSMAVGFDEAVADPREIESRGREIPRAEWSEWGLVTDDVTEVRELLARHEDAGFDEVELLSSSPNQEGFVAAMADDVL encoded by the coding sequence ATGGAGGTCGGTTTCTTCGCCGCGCACGAGCAGTACGCGCCGAGCACGCTCCTCGACCACGCGGAACTCGCGGAGGACGCGGGGTTCGATTCGGTGTGGACGAGCGACCACTTCCATCCGTGGTGGCACACGGGCGCGCACTGCGGGGCGGCGTGGCCGTGGCTCGGCGCGGCGCTCGAACGCACGGACTCGGTGCGGATGGGGACGGGCGTGACGCCCCCGGTGGGGCGCTACCATCCGGGCTTGCTCGCGCAGTTCGCGGCGACGCTCGGGTCGATGTATCCGGGGCGCGCGCACCTGACGCTCGCGACCGGGGAGGCGATGAACGAGCGCCCGCTGGGGTTCGAGTGGCCGGACTACCCGGAACGTCGCGCGCGCCTCGTGGACGCCTGCCGCATCTATCGGGAACTGATGACCGGCGAGTTCGTGGACTACGACGGCCACTACTGGAATCTGGACGACGCGAAACTCTACACGCGGCCCGACGAGGACGTGCCGCTGTACGTCGCGGGAAACGGCGTGCACTCCGCGGAGGTCGCGGGCCGGTACGCGGACGGCTTCCTCACGCTCGCGCCGATCGAGACGTACGAGACGGAGCTCGTGCCCGCGCTCGAAGCCGGCGCGGCGGAAGCCGGACGAGACCCGAGCGAGGTCAAGCGAATCCGGCAAGCGGGCGTCTCGTACGCCGACGAGTACGCGGACGCGCTCGACGCGGTGGAGTTCTGGACGGGGTCGATGGCGGTCGGGTTCGACGAGGCCGTGGCCGACCCCCGCGAAATCGAGTCACGGGGTCGGGAGATACCGCGAGCGGAGTGGAGCGAGTGGGGGCTCGTCACGGACGACGTTACGGAGGTGCGGGAGTTGCTCGCGCGCCACGAGGACGCGGGGTTCGACGAGGTGGAACTCCTCTCCAGCAGTCCGAATCAGGAAGGGTTCGTCGCGGCGATGGCGGACGACGTGCTCTAG
- a CDS encoding PINc/VapC family ATPase, producing MKLVPDTSVVIDGRVSAGVESGEYADATVIVPEAVVGEIEAQANSGRSTGWDGLSELQRLADLADDGDIDLQYVGDRATEEDIKRAAAGAIDAIIRDVAVEHDATFVTSDIVQSEVAKAKGLDVQYLEPLDEEAGALDIEQYFDESTMSVHLKAGVVPMAKRGDVGDITYQEIGSTKLDVDTLKEYANEIVDTAKRTDEGFVELSEEGMTIAQIRDMRIAIARPPFSDGFEITAVRPIVKTTMEEYEFAGELKERMLERDRGILIAGSPGAGKSTFGQAVAEFLDDNGYVVKTMEKPRDLQVGDEITQYTELGGSMENTADSLLMVRPDYTIYDEVRKTDDFEVFADMRLAGVGMVGVVHATRPIDALQRLVGRVELGMIPQIVDTVVFIEAGDVDTVYDVSTEVKVPEGLMEEDLARPVIQVSDFETGRPAYEIYTFNRQVVTVPLDEAGGSSESGVGNLAKQEIKREIQSATRGPVEVELRGQNTAVVYVSDDEISHVIGKGGGRISEIEERLGISIDVRTLDELPDTPTASGADGSGSAEPQGEVVTPDITSRHINIPVESASPGDTVEVQADGDYLFTATVGRGGDIQVSRGSAIAEELERAIDRQERITVVAND from the coding sequence ATGAAATTAGTGCCGGACACGAGCGTCGTTATCGACGGCCGCGTGAGCGCGGGCGTCGAGTCCGGCGAGTACGCTGACGCGACGGTTATCGTCCCCGAAGCGGTCGTGGGCGAAATCGAGGCGCAGGCCAACAGCGGCCGGAGCACCGGCTGGGACGGCCTCTCGGAGCTTCAGCGACTCGCGGACCTCGCGGACGACGGCGACATCGACCTGCAGTACGTGGGCGACCGGGCGACCGAGGAGGACATCAAGCGCGCCGCGGCGGGCGCTATCGACGCCATCATTCGGGACGTGGCGGTGGAGCACGACGCGACGTTCGTCACGAGCGACATCGTGCAGTCCGAGGTGGCGAAGGCGAAGGGCCTCGACGTGCAGTACCTCGAACCGCTCGACGAGGAGGCGGGCGCGCTCGACATCGAGCAGTACTTCGACGAGTCCACGATGAGCGTCCACCTGAAGGCGGGCGTGGTGCCGATGGCGAAGCGCGGCGACGTGGGCGACATCACGTACCAGGAGATCGGCTCCACGAAGCTCGACGTTGACACGCTGAAGGAGTACGCGAACGAGATCGTGGACACCGCAAAGCGCACGGACGAGGGGTTCGTGGAGCTCTCCGAGGAGGGGATGACCATCGCCCAGATTCGGGACATGCGTATCGCCATCGCGCGCCCGCCGTTCAGCGACGGGTTCGAGATTACGGCGGTGCGTCCCATCGTGAAGACGACGATGGAGGAGTACGAGTTCGCGGGCGAACTCAAGGAGCGGATGCTCGAACGCGACCGCGGCATCCTCATCGCCGGGTCGCCGGGCGCGGGGAAGTCCACGTTCGGGCAGGCGGTCGCCGAGTTCCTGGACGACAACGGCTACGTCGTGAAGACGATGGAGAAACCGCGCGACCTCCAGGTCGGCGACGAAATCACGCAGTACACGGAGCTCGGCGGGTCGATGGAGAACACCGCGGACTCCCTGCTGATGGTGCGGCCGGACTACACCATCTACGACGAGGTGCGGAAGACGGACGACTTCGAGGTGTTCGCGGACATGCGGCTCGCGGGCGTCGGGATGGTCGGCGTCGTGCACGCGACGCGCCCCATCGACGCGCTCCAGCGGCTCGTCGGGCGCGTGGAACTCGGGATGATTCCGCAGATCGTGGACACGGTCGTGTTCATCGAGGCGGGCGACGTGGACACCGTCTACGACGTGAGCACGGAGGTGAAGGTGCCCGAGGGCTTGATGGAAGAAGACCTCGCGCGGCCCGTGATTCAGGTGTCGGACTTCGAGACGGGTCGGCCGGCGTACGAGATTTACACGTTCAACCGCCAGGTCGTCACCGTCCCCCTCGACGAGGCGGGCGGCAGTTCGGAGTCCGGCGTCGGGAACCTCGCGAAGCAGGAGATAAAGCGCGAGATTCAGTCCGCGACCCGCGGCCCCGTGGAGGTCGAACTCCGCGGGCAGAACACCGCCGTGGTGTACGTCTCCGATGACGAGATCAGTCACGTCATCGGGAAGGGCGGCGGCCGCATCAGCGAAATCGAGGAGCGCCTCGGCATCAGTATCGACGTGCGGACGCTGGACGAACTCCCGGACACGCCGACCGCGTCCGGTGCGGACGGGTCGGGCAGCGCGGAGCCGCAGGGCGAGGTCGTGACGCCCGACATCACCTCCCGGCACATCAACATCCCCGTGGAGAGCGCGAGTCCGGGCGACACGGTGGAGGTGCAGGCGGACGGCGACTACCTGTTCACCGCGACGGTCGGGCGCGGCGGCGACATCCAGGTCTCGCGGGGGAGCGCCATCGCGGAGGAACTCGAACGCGCCATCGACCGCCAGGAGCGCATCACGGTCGTCGCCAACGACTAA
- a CDS encoding M20 family metallopeptidase: MDDVHALARRLVETPSHEDETAAGDEIEDWLREHTDADVLRDDAPNGGNIIARKGSGDSVALVGHHDVVPPADEQVDDGEYVVYEEDGRLYGRGAADMKGAVAAAMVAFRDADPDCELVFCSFVGEEQGGIGVRHHLERHDAPDYAVVAEGSTSYTTDGVTDVVVAHKGRRGSTIYAQGVAAHASEPASGENAIYRASDAVDVVRELDFPAVEVMGERVEGSVAVTGIDGGSAWNVIPDTCEVTVDERTVPGERADLDRVTSVPGVSWSVDQDLPPMECTSDAFADAVLDAAADAQSGAPRHVVKPHATDAGWLADEGTACVVCGASEPGEAHTKTESVSLDTLDVCYETYRGLANAWPVRED; encoded by the coding sequence ATGGACGACGTACACGCGCTGGCGCGACGGCTCGTCGAGACGCCGAGCCACGAGGACGAGACCGCCGCCGGCGACGAAATCGAGGACTGGCTCCGCGAGCACACGGACGCCGACGTACTCCGGGACGACGCCCCGAACGGCGGAAATATTATCGCGCGAAAGGGTTCCGGTGACTCCGTCGCGCTCGTCGGTCACCACGACGTGGTGCCGCCCGCGGACGAACAGGTCGATGACGGCGAGTACGTCGTGTACGAGGAGGACGGCCGGCTGTACGGCCGGGGCGCGGCGGACATGAAGGGCGCTGTCGCCGCGGCGATGGTCGCGTTCCGGGACGCCGACCCCGACTGCGAACTCGTCTTCTGCTCGTTCGTCGGCGAAGAACAGGGCGGCATCGGCGTCCGGCACCACCTCGAACGCCACGACGCCCCCGACTACGCCGTCGTCGCGGAGGGTTCCACGAGCTACACCACGGACGGCGTCACCGACGTGGTCGTCGCGCACAAGGGCCGCCGCGGCAGCACCATCTACGCGCAGGGCGTCGCCGCGCACGCGAGCGAACCCGCGTCCGGCGAGAACGCCATCTACCGCGCGAGCGACGCCGTGGACGTGGTGCGCGAACTCGACTTCCCCGCGGTCGAGGTGATGGGCGAGCGCGTCGAGGGGAGCGTCGCCGTCACCGGCATCGACGGCGGGAGCGCGTGGAACGTCATCCCCGACACCTGCGAGGTCACCGTGGACGAACGCACCGTCCCCGGCGAGCGCGCCGACCTCGACCGCGTCACCAGCGTCCCCGGCGTCTCGTGGAGCGTCGACCAGGACCTCCCGCCGATGGAGTGCACGAGCGACGCGTTCGCGGACGCCGTGCTCGACGCCGCCGCCGACGCCCAGTCCGGCGCGCCCAGGCACGTCGTGAAACCGCACGCCACCGACGCCGGCTGGCTCGCCGACGAGGGAACCGCGTGCGTCGTCTGCGGCGCGAGCGAACCCGGCGAAGCCCACACGAAGACGGAGAGCGTCTCCCTCGACACCCTCGACGTCTGCTACGAGACCTACCGCGGGCTGGCGAACGCTTGGCCGGTTCGGGAGGATTGA
- a CDS encoding carboxypeptidase M32 gives MATAEETDAPAAYEELLDQYERLTYVGGASGVLSWDQQVMMPAGGAPARSKQLSALSAIHHELLTDDDVGEWLDELDDADLTPEQEAVVREIRRQYERADAVPVELVEEISETSSEALQVWEDAKAEDDFSAFAPYLEDLVELKREYAEHIDPDADPYEVLFADYEPYLDLDTAERVLTRLRDELVPLIDELNDADADLAQPFDGTYPEDAQEALSRDVLAKVDYDFERGRLDTSSHPFTSGNQFDTRITTRFDESDPLGALMSTVHEYGHAQYNLGVPQDEYGNPLGESRDLTVHESQSRLWENHIGRSRAFYDLVLDDLKEHFDGIDDATVEDVYEAANQIYPENRIRVEADELTYHMHIILRFEIERDLISGDLDVEDVPEVWNEKMEEYLGVTPDTDAEGCLQDIHWSHGNFGYFPTYSLGSVLAAQLYASADEDIDDLDAKVAAGDFDALHDWLGENVHQHGKRYTTPDLVEEATGEPYTADYFLDYAESKFRDLYDL, from the coding sequence ATGGCAACCGCAGAGGAGACTGACGCTCCTGCCGCGTACGAGGAACTGCTCGACCAGTACGAACGCCTCACGTACGTCGGCGGCGCGTCCGGCGTGCTCTCGTGGGACCAGCAGGTGATGATGCCGGCGGGCGGCGCGCCCGCCCGCTCGAAACAGCTCTCGGCGCTGTCGGCCATCCACCACGAACTCCTGACGGACGACGACGTGGGCGAGTGGCTGGACGAACTCGACGACGCCGACCTCACCCCCGAACAGGAAGCGGTCGTCCGCGAGATTCGACGCCAGTACGAGCGCGCGGACGCCGTGCCCGTCGAACTCGTCGAGGAGATCTCGGAGACGTCGAGCGAGGCGTTGCAGGTGTGGGAGGACGCGAAGGCCGAGGACGACTTCTCTGCGTTCGCGCCCTACCTCGAAGACCTCGTGGAACTTAAGCGCGAGTACGCGGAACACATCGACCCCGACGCCGACCCCTACGAGGTCTTGTTCGCGGACTACGAACCCTACCTCGACCTCGACACCGCGGAGCGCGTGCTCACCCGCCTGCGCGACGAACTCGTCCCGCTCATCGACGAACTGAACGACGCGGACGCCGACCTCGCCCAGCCCTTCGACGGCACCTACCCCGAGGACGCCCAGGAGGCGCTCAGCCGGGACGTGCTGGCGAAGGTGGACTACGACTTCGAACGCGGCCGCCTCGACACCTCCAGTCACCCCTTCACGTCCGGCAACCAGTTCGACACCCGCATCACGACGCGCTTCGACGAGTCCGACCCCCTCGGCGCGCTGATGAGCACCGTTCACGAGTACGGCCACGCCCAGTACAACCTCGGCGTCCCCCAGGATGAGTACGGGAATCCACTCGGGGAGTCCCGCGACCTCACCGTCCACGAGTCCCAGAGCCGGCTCTGGGAGAACCACATCGGGCGCAGTCGCGCGTTCTACGACCTCGTGCTCGACGACCTCAAGGAGCACTTCGACGGCATTGACGACGCGACTGTCGAGGACGTGTACGAGGCCGCGAACCAGATCTATCCGGAGAACCGCATCCGCGTGGAGGCGGACGAACTCACCTACCACATGCACATCATCCTCCGGTTCGAAATCGAACGCGACCTTATCAGCGGCGACCTCGACGTCGAAGACGTACCCGAGGTCTGGAACGAGAAGATGGAGGAGTACCTCGGCGTCACGCCCGACACGGACGCGGAGGGCTGCCTGCAGGACATCCACTGGAGTCACGGCAACTTCGGGTACTTCCCGACGTACTCGCTCGGGAGCGTGCTCGCCGCCCAGCTCTACGCGAGCGCCGACGAGGACATCGACGACCTCGACGCGAAGGTAGCCGCCGGCGACTTCGACGCGCTCCACGACTGGCTCGGCGAGAACGTCCACCAGCACGGCAAGCGCTACACGACGCCCGACCTCGTCGAGGAAGCGACCGGCGAACCCTACACGGCCGACTACTTCCTCGACTACGCCGAGTCCAAGTTCCGCGACCTCTACGACCTCTAA